In Verrucomicrobiia bacterium, the following proteins share a genomic window:
- a CDS encoding 3-deoxy-7-phosphoheptulonate synthase produces the protein MRPTQNLRVKEAVRLLTPRALKAEVSATEASNRTVVAGREVVARILERRDPRMLAVVGPCSIHDLDGALEYGTRLSALRQELQGQMEIIMRVYFEKPRTTIGWKGLINDPHLDGSYDIEYGLKKARRLLLELTAMGLPAGTEFLDPIIPQYIDDLVTWAAIGARTTESQTHREMASGLSMPVGYKNATDGSLQIALDAMLSARASHSFLGIDQEGITSIIRTTGNPVGHLVLRGGRSRPNYDAASLRDAEAKLAAAGLPPVLMVDCSHANSGKQHTRQEEVWRSAVEQRAAGNQALIGLMLESYLEEGNQPFPSSPSNLRYGLSITDACVGWEATERMLRWAASRLRTSSPLVAAA, from the coding sequence ATGCGCCCGACCCAGAATCTTAGAGTAAAAGAAGCCGTGCGGTTGTTAACCCCGCGCGCGCTTAAGGCGGAAGTGTCGGCAACCGAAGCGTCCAACCGCACGGTAGTGGCCGGACGTGAAGTGGTCGCGCGCATCCTGGAGCGGCGCGACCCCAGGATGTTGGCTGTCGTGGGGCCCTGCTCGATTCATGACCTGGATGGCGCTTTGGAGTACGGCACCCGCCTGAGCGCCTTGCGCCAGGAACTCCAAGGTCAGATGGAGATCATCATGCGGGTCTATTTCGAAAAGCCCAGAACCACCATTGGATGGAAGGGCTTAATCAACGACCCGCACCTGGATGGGAGCTATGATATCGAATATGGATTAAAGAAGGCGCGGCGCCTGTTGCTGGAACTCACGGCAATGGGATTGCCCGCTGGAACGGAGTTTCTCGACCCTATCATTCCGCAGTACATCGATGATCTGGTGACTTGGGCCGCCATTGGCGCGCGCACGACCGAATCGCAGACTCATCGGGAGATGGCCAGCGGCCTCTCGATGCCAGTAGGCTACAAAAATGCCACCGACGGCAGTTTGCAAATTGCATTGGACGCTATGCTCTCGGCGCGCGCATCGCACAGTTTTCTTGGGATTGACCAGGAGGGGATTACCAGCATTATCCGCACGACAGGCAACCCGGTGGGACACCTGGTTTTGCGTGGTGGCCGCTCCCGGCCAAACTACGACGCCGCCAGCCTGCGCGACGCAGAGGCAAAACTGGCAGCCGCCGGCCTGCCGCCGGTGCTGATGGTCGATTGCAGCCACGCGAATTCCGGAAAACAACACACCCGCCAGGAGGAAGTCTGGCGCAGCGCCGTCGAGCAACGGGCCGCTGGCAACCAGGCCCTGATTGGGTTGATGCTGGAGAGCTACCTGGAAGAGGGCAATCAACCTTTCCCCAGCAGCCCGTCCAATCTGCGCTACGGCCTTTCCATCACCGACGCCTGTGTGGGCTGGGAGGCCACAGAACGGATGTTGCGCTGGGCCGCCTCGCGGCTGAGAACCAGTTCGCCCCTGGTGGCTGCCGCCTGA
- a CDS encoding phosphatidylglycerophosphatase A, with the protein MSLTEIILIVLLVLVLLTAKGLPSNVVQSSADWLDEFLLWVAQGFGLGRIPVAPGTFGSVLGVFWFELLLATGSFWALVTGTIAGLGVSVWLCGIGEQLLGKKDPGSVVLDEIAAMPICFFSWVLIQIRETGSLPEPGYFFSGRCWPLTLVVFALFRLFDVTKPWPVRQSQALPGGWGITIDDALAALYVNGVVLLAYEARALL; encoded by the coding sequence ATGTCCCTGACCGAAATCATTTTGATTGTGCTGCTGGTGCTGGTCCTGCTGACGGCAAAGGGCCTGCCAAGCAACGTTGTCCAATCCTCCGCCGATTGGCTGGATGAATTCTTGCTTTGGGTGGCCCAGGGATTCGGACTGGGCCGCATCCCGGTTGCGCCAGGGACCTTTGGCTCGGTGCTTGGGGTATTCTGGTTCGAGCTACTGCTGGCTACGGGGAGCTTTTGGGCCTTGGTCACCGGAACGATTGCGGGCCTTGGGGTTTCAGTTTGGCTTTGCGGCATCGGTGAGCAGCTTCTGGGGAAGAAGGACCCGGGCTCTGTCGTCCTCGATGAGATCGCAGCGATGCCGATTTGCTTCTTTTCCTGGGTGCTCATCCAGATTCGAGAAACCGGCTCCCTGCCTGAACCCGGCTATTTCTTTTCCGGGCGTTGCTGGCCTCTGACTCTCGTGGTTTTTGCCTTATTCCGGTTGTTCGATGTGACGAAACCCTGGCCGGTGCGCCAAAGCCAGGCCCTGCCGGGCGGCTGGGGCATCACCATCGACGACGCCCTGGCCGCCCTTTATGTCAATGGCGTGGTGCTGTTGGCCTATGAAGCCAGGGCGTTACTATAA
- the pgsA gene encoding CDP-diacylglycerol--glycerol-3-phosphate 3-phosphatidyltransferase: MNLPNKLTVSRFVLTVAFLAVMFSGVPFHQTVALGLFIAGGITDFLDGYIARRDRLITNFGILMDPLADKIMVCSAFIAFVGLNWMPAWMVVIVVARELAITGLRLLAASKNVLLAAEGYGKHKTISQIVAIISILVLHSYLQWGTAGKTVFGLEIFHASWVGWVAEISIWVAVLLTFVSGWLYLWRNRRLYLDDM; encoded by the coding sequence ATGAACCTGCCGAACAAGCTCACCGTTTCGCGCTTTGTCCTGACGGTTGCCTTCCTGGCAGTGATGTTTTCGGGCGTGCCATTCCATCAAACCGTCGCTTTGGGATTGTTTATCGCCGGGGGGATTACTGACTTTCTGGATGGCTACATTGCCCGGCGCGACCGGCTCATCACGAACTTCGGGATTCTGATGGACCCCCTGGCAGACAAGATCATGGTCTGCTCCGCTTTTATTGCTTTTGTCGGGTTGAACTGGATGCCCGCCTGGATGGTGGTCATCGTTGTGGCCCGCGAGTTGGCCATTACCGGCTTGCGTTTGCTGGCTGCTTCCAAAAACGTCCTGCTGGCCGCAGAAGGCTATGGCAAACACAAAACGATTTCACAAATCGTCGCCATTATTTCGATCCTCGTCCTGCACAGCTATCTTCAATGGGGCACTGCGGGCAAAACGGTGTTCGGCCTTGAGATTTTCCATGCATCCTGGGTGGGGTGGGTTGCGGAGATTTCAATATGGGTGGCTGTATTGCTCACGTTCGTCTCAGGATGGCTGTATCTGTGGAGGAATCGCCGGCTTTATCTGGACGACATGTGA
- a CDS encoding LL-diaminopimelate aminotransferase, with the protein MSESYIQNLFAQRIGGKQYGKSHAIYKFEKIKRARRAAMLAHPEREILDLGVGEPDEMAFPEVVEKLCSEARKPENRGYADNGDAVLKQAAARYLERVCGVKDINPETEVLHSIGSKAALSILPAALINPGDYVLMTTPGYPVFGTHAKYYGGQVYQLPLTERNQFLPDLRSIPAEVLSQAKVLVLNYPNNPTGAGATPAFFEKAVSFAQENRLVIVHDAAYAALVFDGKPMSFLVTPGAKEVGIELHSASKTFNMTGWRCGFVAGNELLVKAYGDIKDNTDSGQFLAIQHAAAYGFEHPEITEQIAAKYSRRMNGLVEVLARAGFKARKPPGSFFLYVGAPRAAISADAKRIEFNNAEKVSQWLISEKLISTVPWDDAGAYLRFSVTFVAKDLAEESRILGEIARRLEDVRFEF; encoded by the coding sequence GTGTCTGAATCGTACATACAGAACCTGTTTGCCCAGCGCATTGGGGGTAAGCAATATGGCAAATCCCACGCGATCTACAAATTCGAGAAGATCAAACGCGCCCGGCGCGCCGCCATGCTGGCTCATCCCGAGCGCGAGATTCTCGACCTTGGCGTGGGCGAACCGGATGAGATGGCGTTTCCTGAGGTGGTTGAAAAGCTCTGCAGTGAGGCCCGAAAACCCGAAAACCGCGGCTATGCGGATAATGGAGACGCAGTCCTGAAACAGGCCGCGGCGCGTTACCTGGAACGAGTCTGCGGGGTAAAGGACATCAATCCCGAAACTGAGGTGCTCCACTCGATCGGGAGCAAGGCCGCGTTATCCATTTTGCCGGCCGCCTTGATAAATCCGGGTGATTATGTGCTCATGACTACCCCGGGTTACCCTGTGTTCGGCACCCACGCCAAATACTACGGCGGTCAGGTTTATCAGTTGCCTTTGACAGAGCGGAACCAGTTCCTGCCGGATTTGCGCTCGATCCCTGCCGAGGTCCTGAGCCAGGCAAAGGTCCTGGTTCTGAATTATCCGAACAACCCCACGGGGGCTGGAGCCACTCCGGCCTTCTTCGAGAAGGCGGTCTCTTTTGCCCAGGAGAATCGCCTGGTGATTGTGCATGATGCGGCCTACGCAGCGCTCGTATTCGACGGCAAGCCCATGAGCTTCCTGGTCACGCCCGGGGCAAAGGAGGTCGGTATCGAGCTGCATTCGGCGAGCAAGACGTTCAACATGACCGGCTGGCGCTGCGGGTTCGTCGCCGGAAACGAACTGCTGGTCAAGGCCTACGGCGACATCAAGGACAACACCGATTCGGGGCAGTTCCTGGCTATTCAGCACGCCGCTGCTTATGGATTTGAGCACCCAGAGATAACCGAACAAATCGCCGCGAAGTATTCGCGCCGCATGAATGGACTGGTCGAGGTCCTGGCCCGAGCGGGTTTCAAGGCGCGCAAACCACCAGGCTCCTTCTTCCTCTATGTGGGCGCGCCACGGGCTGCCATTTCAGCGGATGCGAAGCGAATCGAATTTAACAATGCCGAAAAGGTCTCCCAATGGCTGATTTCCGAGAAGCTGATTTCGACTGTGCCCTGGGATGATGCCGGAGCTTACTTGCGGTTCAGCGTCACGTTTGTTGCCAAAGACCTGGCCGAGGAAAGCCGCATCCTGGGCGAGATCGCCCGAAGGCTTGAAGATGTCCGGTTCGAGTTTTAA